In Aureibaculum algae, the following are encoded in one genomic region:
- a CDS encoding AAA family ATPase, producing MTSNLKTSPKRIVITGGPGTGKTTLINELERRNLICIPEISRQITLEARSNGIEYLFLNDPLLFSKLLLEGRENQYLESLKLDADIIFFDRGIPDIHAYMNHTETQFPQIYIQKSEKYKYDSVFLLPPWKEIYTTDDERYESFEMATDLYLHLKQAYTKLGYNIIEVPVGDINLRVDFILDNVKPN from the coding sequence ATGACAAGTAATCTAAAAACTTCTCCAAAAAGAATTGTAATTACTGGAGGCCCTGGAACAGGCAAAACTACTTTAATAAACGAATTAGAGCGTAGAAATCTTATCTGTATCCCTGAAATATCAAGACAAATCACTTTAGAAGCAAGGTCTAACGGTATTGAATATTTGTTTTTAAACGATCCTTTATTGTTTAGTAAACTACTGTTAGAAGGAAGGGAAAATCAATATTTAGAATCTTTAAAATTGGATGCTGACATTATCTTTTTCGATAGAGGTATTCCAGACATTCATGCCTATATGAATCATACCGAGACTCAATTTCCCCAAATATATATTCAAAAAAGTGAAAAATATAAATATGATAGTGTGTTTTTACTGCCACCATGGAAAGAAATTTACACCACTGATGATGAACGTTACGAGAGTTTTGAAATGGCTACAGATTTGTATCTACATTTAAAGCAGGCCTATACAAAATTAGGATATAACATCATAGAAGTGCCTGTAGGCGATATAAATTTAAGAGTTGATTTTATTCTAGACAATGTGAAACCTAACTAA
- a CDS encoding M61 family metallopeptidase → MKNRILIVLLTVFLSFTGFSQTSNEYSISFDKAEQHEAQITAVFSNLENKVLQLRMSRTSPGRYAVHEFAKNVYNVKAVDSKGNTLSVTRSDPHQWNIGSHDGTVKVTYTLFGNRGDGTYSQIDETHAHLNIPATFMYALDYEHRPIKVKFDVRKDLKWKVATQLKNLDNNTFYAPNLDYFMDSPTEISNHSVRSFIVKNGEKDLKINFALHHNGTEAEFDTYFEKVKKVVLEQQKVFGELPDYDFGEYTFLACYIPNASGDGMEHRNSTIVTSTRGLAEGGMERNIGTVSHEFFHCWNVERIRPQTLEPFDYTEANMSGELWFAEGFTSYYTNLILCRAGLITKKKYVEGLSGGLNYVWNSPARKYFTPIEMSYQAPFVDAARSVDPVNRENTFISYYTYGSVLGLALDLSLRDLDGDKNLDDFMKLLWKTYGRNEIPYTVRDLQNVLTTYAGATFATDFFSNYIFDSKMPAYKTLLASVGVDFNQSNQNELDLGVHIGNFKISSNPIEGGPAYNAGLALGDELISLDDMVINAETKDATYFGQFQPNQTVKLIYNRFGKQRETQFTFKANNDYSTKLQEKVSKKVKENREQWLRTN, encoded by the coding sequence ATGAAAAATAGAATTCTAATCGTTTTACTAACCGTATTTTTATCATTTACTGGCTTCAGTCAAACATCAAATGAATATTCCATATCCTTTGATAAAGCGGAGCAACATGAGGCACAAATAACTGCAGTGTTTTCTAATCTAGAAAATAAAGTGTTGCAATTGCGAATGAGTAGAACATCACCAGGAAGGTATGCAGTGCATGAGTTTGCAAAGAATGTATACAATGTTAAAGCAGTAGATAGCAAAGGTAATACCTTATCAGTTACACGTTCTGACCCTCATCAATGGAATATTGGTAGTCATGATGGAACTGTAAAAGTAACATACACCCTATTTGGAAATAGGGGAGATGGTACGTATAGTCAGATTGACGAAACGCATGCTCATTTAAACATTCCAGCTACATTTATGTATGCTCTTGATTATGAACATAGACCCATTAAGGTGAAGTTTGATGTTCGTAAAGATTTAAAATGGAAAGTCGCAACACAATTGAAGAATTTGGATAATAATACTTTTTATGCTCCAAACTTAGATTATTTCATGGATAGTCCTACGGAAATTAGCAACCATTCGGTAAGAAGTTTTATCGTTAAAAACGGAGAGAAAGATTTAAAAATAAATTTTGCACTACATCATAATGGAACCGAGGCTGAGTTTGACACCTATTTTGAAAAAGTAAAAAAAGTAGTTTTAGAACAGCAAAAAGTCTTTGGTGAATTACCTGATTATGATTTTGGCGAATACACCTTTTTGGCATGTTATATTCCAAATGCTTCTGGTGATGGCATGGAACATAGAAATTCTACAATAGTAACGAGTACAAGAGGTTTGGCTGAAGGAGGAATGGAAAGAAATATTGGTACCGTTTCGCACGAGTTTTTTCATTGCTGGAATGTTGAACGCATTAGACCACAAACTTTAGAGCCGTTTGACTATACAGAGGCTAATATGTCTGGAGAACTTTGGTTTGCAGAAGGATTTACAAGTTATTATACCAATCTAATTTTATGTAGAGCGGGATTAATAACGAAGAAAAAGTATGTTGAAGGTTTATCTGGTGGACTTAATTATGTATGGAATTCGCCTGCACGAAAATATTTTACCCCAATAGAAATGAGTTATCAAGCTCCTTTTGTAGATGCAGCTAGATCAGTTGACCCTGTAAATAGAGAAAATACTTTTATTAGCTATTATACGTATGGAAGTGTGTTGGGCTTAGCTCTTGATTTATCTCTGAGAGATTTAGATGGAGACAAAAATTTAGATGATTTCATGAAATTATTATGGAAAACTTATGGTCGTAATGAAATACCTTATACGGTTAGAGATTTACAAAATGTTCTGACTACATATGCGGGAGCAACATTTGCAACAGATTTTTTCTCTAATTATATTTTTGATAGTAAAATGCCAGCTTATAAAACGTTATTGGCTTCGGTTGGAGTTGATTTTAATCAATCTAACCAGAATGAATTAGATTTAGGAGTTCATATAGGTAACTTTAAAATAAGTTCAAACCCTATAGAAGGTGGTCCTGCTTATAATGCAGGGTTAGCATTAGGTGATGAATTGATTTCATTAGATGATATGGTGATAAACGCTGAAACTAAAGATGCAACATATTTTGGGCAGTTTCAACCTAACCAAACTGTAAAATTAATTTATAATCGTTTTGGTAAGCAAAGAGAAACGCAATTTACTTTTAAGGCCAACAATGATTATAGCACCAAATTACAAGAAAAGGTAAGTAAAAAAGTTAAGGAGAATAGAGAGCAATGGTTACGGACTAATTAA
- a CDS encoding dipeptidase, with protein sequence MRYLVVLFFIFVSCKQSPENKRGPKTLAEIHNQAIFVDTHNDILLHTMEKGFIIDDDLTGKTHSDLNRMKQGGLDVQFFSVWSDGNQANPYQYANAQMDSLDAVIIRNPTKIVKVATTEELLKVVQQDKIAALIGLEGGHQFENDIHKLDTLFNRGVRYITLTWNNSTSWATSASDESKKDGTLNSEGEKGLTELGKQIVHKMNTLGIMVDISHVGEQTFWDVIATTTKPIIASHSSVYTICPHPRNLKDDQIKAIAKNGGVIQINFNSGFIDATVAKKEEKFLVKHKTEIDSLKQLGINPYVAEESMYSKYHLETEELKAPFHLVIDHIEYIIKLVGVDYVGIGSDFDGIVLPPKQLDDVTTYPLITKALIERGYNEKDIYKILGGNILRVLKANE encoded by the coding sequence ATGAGATATTTAGTAGTATTATTTTTTATTTTTGTCTCTTGTAAACAATCCCCAGAAAACAAAAGAGGCCCCAAAACATTAGCAGAAATTCATAACCAAGCCATATTTGTTGATACGCACAATGACATTCTGCTCCATACCATGGAAAAAGGTTTTATAATTGATGACGACCTAACAGGAAAAACACATAGTGATTTGAACAGAATGAAACAAGGTGGTTTAGATGTTCAATTTTTCTCCGTGTGGAGTGATGGCAATCAAGCAAACCCATATCAATATGCCAATGCACAAATGGACAGTTTAGATGCCGTAATTATAAGAAATCCAACTAAAATAGTTAAGGTTGCCACTACTGAAGAACTGTTAAAAGTTGTACAGCAGGATAAAATAGCAGCACTCATTGGCTTAGAAGGTGGTCATCAATTTGAAAATGATATACATAAGTTAGACACACTTTTCAATCGCGGTGTACGCTACATAACCCTTACCTGGAATAACTCTACATCATGGGCAACAAGTGCCTCTGATGAATCAAAAAAAGACGGAACGCTTAATTCAGAAGGTGAAAAAGGATTGACTGAATTGGGAAAACAAATTGTCCATAAAATGAATACATTAGGTATAATGGTTGACATTTCACATGTTGGAGAGCAAACTTTTTGGGATGTAATTGCAACTACTACAAAACCTATTATAGCCTCACACAGTTCAGTTTATACTATCTGTCCTCATCCTAGAAACCTAAAAGACGATCAAATAAAGGCTATTGCAAAAAATGGTGGCGTTATTCAGATTAATTTCAATTCTGGCTTTATAGATGCTACCGTTGCAAAAAAGGAAGAAAAATTTCTCGTAAAACATAAAACTGAAATAGATTCTTTGAAGCAATTAGGTATAAACCCTTATGTAGCCGAAGAATCAATGTATTCTAAATATCATCTAGAAACAGAAGAATTAAAAGCTCCGTTTCATCTTGTTATTGATCATATTGAATACATCATTAAATTAGTAGGTGTTGATTATGTTGGTATCGGTTCTGATTTTGATGGTATTGTTTTACCTCCTAAACAATTAGATGACGTTACAACATATCCATTAATTACAAAAGCATTAATAGAAAGAGGGTATAACGAAAAAGATATTTATAAAATACTTGGAGGTAATATCTTAAGAGTATTAAAAGCAAATGAATAA
- a CDS encoding YqgE/AlgH family protein, which translates to MGQTELTKGKLLIAEPSILNDTSFNRSVILLSEHNDQGSIGFIINKPSQYVLGDIIPEIDSNLTIYKGGPVSEENLYFVHRVPHLIPDSIEITDGIFWGGDFEVVQELLEKDELEKEDIRFFLGYSGWSKDQLQDELETTSWIVIENQYQNIFGISDQSFWKDQLMKFGGEYKLWANAPENPSLN; encoded by the coding sequence ATGGGACAAACAGAATTAACAAAAGGCAAATTGCTTATTGCGGAACCCTCAATTTTAAACGATACCTCATTTAATAGATCTGTAATATTATTATCTGAACACAACGATCAAGGTTCAATCGGATTTATAATAAATAAGCCTTCACAATATGTATTAGGCGATATAATACCAGAAATAGATTCTAATCTTACCATTTATAAAGGTGGGCCTGTTTCTGAAGAAAATTTATATTTTGTACATCGTGTTCCACATTTAATTCCTGATAGTATTGAAATAACCGATGGTATTTTTTGGGGCGGTGATTTTGAAGTTGTACAAGAATTATTAGAAAAAGACGAGCTTGAAAAAGAAGATATCCGCTTTTTTCTGGGTTATTCAGGATGGAGTAAAGATCAATTACAAGACGAATTAGAAACTACTTCATGGATCGTTATTGAAAACCAATACCAAAATATATTTGGAATTTCTGACCAATCTTTTTGGAAAGACCAATTGATGAAATTTGGTGGTGAATATAAATTATGGGCCAACGCCCCAGAGAATCCAAGTTTGAATTAA
- a CDS encoding RecQ family ATP-dependent DNA helicase, translated as METARTLLNTYWGYPNFRASQEQIINTILEGKNVVAILPTGGGKSICYQIPALLKKGVCLVVSPLIALMNDQVSNLKEKGIKAIAITSNLNQEQAIQAFDNLQFGNYKFLYVSPEKLQSDFIQQKLKQLDINLIAVDEAHCISEWGHDFRPAYLKIPAIKELGIDAPILALTATATRRVLDDLMKNLEIEDATVFKQSLVRKKLALKISRHEDVYFEIKKLLKKSNNTTIIYVNSRRRVQDFSNHLNKNNFKSSYYHAGLSNEEKQRSFDNWMEEKTPIMVATNAFGMGIDKDNVALIIHVDLPFSLENYMQEAGRAGRDGNDASSILFANDHTINNLKNQFQKGVVTPEFAKEIYNHLNQYFYIAFGERPEHQFEFDLATFCHTYKMNILKTYNALKLLEREQILLFNEGFNKQSMLKFIMSPNQVLDYAERTNNGLVKIILRTHGGIFDNFIKINESVLSKKLETQVSTIKDMLIKLEKDGLLKYKNNKNTSELQFLVPREDNRTINAISKDINQYNSIKLEKINAIIEYAENDTICRSKLLLNYFDEKLEVNCGICDVCLANNSIATTNTTYLSNQILELLRVKKQLSSKEIAILLNIPSSTLLKSLQNLLDTDKITINSQNKLELVPK; from the coding sequence ATGGAAACTGCAAGAACGCTACTGAATACCTACTGGGGCTACCCCAACTTTAGAGCTTCGCAAGAACAAATTATTAATACTATTTTAGAGGGTAAAAATGTAGTTGCTATTTTACCAACTGGTGGTGGTAAATCTATCTGTTATCAAATACCTGCATTATTAAAAAAAGGAGTTTGCTTGGTTGTATCGCCATTAATTGCATTAATGAATGACCAAGTTAGCAATCTCAAAGAAAAAGGCATTAAAGCCATTGCGATTACTTCTAATCTAAATCAAGAACAGGCCATACAAGCATTTGATAATCTACAATTTGGTAATTATAAATTCTTATATGTTTCACCAGAAAAATTACAATCTGATTTTATTCAACAAAAACTAAAACAGTTAGATATTAACCTAATTGCTGTTGATGAAGCTCACTGTATCTCTGAATGGGGACATGATTTTAGACCTGCTTATTTAAAAATTCCTGCAATTAAAGAATTAGGTATTGATGCCCCAATACTTGCTTTAACCGCCACAGCAACCCGTCGAGTTTTAGACGATTTAATGAAAAATTTAGAAATAGAAGATGCTACTGTTTTTAAACAATCATTGGTTCGAAAAAAATTGGCTCTAAAAATATCTAGACATGAAGATGTTTATTTTGAGATAAAAAAGTTACTTAAGAAGAGTAATAACACCACCATTATTTATGTAAATAGCCGACGACGCGTACAAGATTTCAGCAATCATTTAAACAAAAATAATTTTAAAAGCTCGTATTATCATGCGGGATTATCAAATGAAGAAAAGCAACGTTCTTTCGATAATTGGATGGAAGAAAAAACACCAATAATGGTAGCTACCAATGCTTTTGGAATGGGTATAGATAAAGATAATGTTGCATTAATTATCCATGTCGATTTACCTTTTAGTTTAGAAAATTACATGCAAGAAGCTGGTAGAGCAGGTAGAGATGGTAATGACGCCAGCTCCATCCTTTTTGCCAATGATCACACCATCAACAATCTAAAAAATCAATTTCAAAAAGGTGTGGTAACACCTGAATTTGCAAAAGAAATTTATAATCACTTAAATCAATATTTTTACATTGCATTTGGAGAAAGACCAGAACATCAATTTGAATTTGATCTTGCTACATTTTGCCACACTTATAAAATGAATATTTTAAAAACATACAATGCTTTAAAATTATTGGAACGAGAACAAATTCTTTTATTTAACGAAGGTTTTAACAAACAATCTATGTTAAAATTTATAATGTCTCCAAACCAAGTGTTAGATTATGCAGAGCGAACCAATAATGGCCTAGTCAAAATAATTTTGAGAACGCACGGAGGTATTTTTGACAATTTTATTAAAATAAATGAATCTGTTTTATCCAAAAAATTAGAGACACAAGTCTCAACAATTAAAGACATGTTGATAAAACTTGAGAAAGATGGCTTGCTTAAATATAAAAATAATAAAAATACAAGTGAATTACAGTTTTTAGTTCCAAGAGAAGATAACAGAACGATTAATGCTATATCTAAAGACATTAACCAATATAATAGTATAAAATTAGAAAAGATTAATGCTATTATAGAATACGCTGAAAATGATACTATTTGTAGAAGTAAATTGTTACTCAATTATTTTGATGAAAAATTAGAAGTAAACTGTGGTATTTGCGATGTTTGCTTAGCGAACAATTCTATTGCAACAACAAACACCACCTATTTATCAAATCAAATTTTAGAACTATTAAGGGTAAAGAAACAGTTGTCTAGTAAAGAAATTGCTATCCTTTTAAATATACCCTCTTCTACCCTATTAAAGAGCTTACAAAACCTATTGGATACTGATAAAATAACTATAAATTCGCAAAACAAATTAGAACTAGTACCAAAATGA
- the fmt gene encoding methionyl-tRNA formyltransferase has protein sequence MTDVRIVFMGTPDFAVGVLKALIENNYNVVGVITAPDRPSGRGRKLNQSAVKKYALEQNLAILQPTNLKNELFLTQLEELKANLQIVVAFRMLPKVVWQMPEIGTFNLHASLLPNYRGAAPINWAIINGETTTGVTTFFIDDKIDTGAILLKDEISIDKNDTAGTLHDKLMELGSGLVVKTVKLIEEGEVETTPQHQFEEDQLKDAPKIFKDTCQIDWNLSLDDVYNKIRGLNPYPGAWTVLINNEETFEMKIFNVKKEKEQHLHSIGKLIVGKSELKVALDNGYLIIEELQLPGKRKMKVGDLLNGYKFDQNAHVQ, from the coding sequence ATGACTGATGTTAGAATAGTATTTATGGGCACACCCGATTTTGCTGTGGGTGTATTAAAAGCCTTAATTGAAAACAATTATAATGTAGTAGGCGTAATTACCGCACCTGACAGACCGTCTGGTAGAGGGAGAAAATTAAATCAATCTGCTGTAAAAAAATACGCATTAGAACAAAACCTTGCCATTTTACAACCCACTAATTTAAAAAATGAGTTATTTCTAACACAGTTAGAAGAACTCAAAGCCAATTTACAAATTGTAGTAGCCTTTAGAATGTTACCTAAGGTAGTTTGGCAAATGCCAGAAATAGGTACTTTTAACTTGCACGCATCCCTTTTACCAAACTATAGAGGAGCTGCACCTATTAATTGGGCAATAATTAATGGTGAAACAACAACCGGAGTAACTACGTTTTTTATTGATGACAAAATTGATACGGGTGCTATCTTGTTAAAGGACGAGATTTCTATTGATAAAAATGATACGGCTGGAACTTTGCACGATAAGTTAATGGAGTTAGGTAGTGGTCTTGTAGTAAAAACTGTAAAACTGATTGAAGAAGGTGAAGTTGAAACCACACCTCAACATCAATTTGAGGAGGATCAATTAAAAGACGCTCCAAAGATTTTTAAAGATACGTGTCAAATAGATTGGAACTTATCATTGGATGATGTCTATAATAAGATTAGAGGCCTAAATCCTTATCCTGGTGCTTGGACCGTTCTTATTAATAATGAGGAAACTTTTGAAATGAAGATTTTTAATGTAAAAAAGGAAAAAGAACAGCACCTCCATTCTATAGGAAAATTAATTGTTGGTAAATCAGAATTGAAGGTTGCCTTAGATAATGGATACCTTATTATTGAAGAGTTACAATTACCAGGTAAACGTAAAATGAAAGTTGGCGACTTACTTAATGGGTATAAATTTGACCAAAATGCACATGTTCAATAA
- a CDS encoding peptidylprolyl isomerase — MNLKNLLICLFFVNYFYIGAQSKKDILFTVVNEPVYKDEFTRVFNKNRDIVAEENKKSVEEYLDLYVNYKLKLKQAYDLNYDTVASFKKELNSYREQLIIPYLTDSKITESLVQEAFERSQLEINASHILVGVPKKASPADTLKAYKKIIEARLKAVNGQPFEEVAKEYSEDPSAQQNEGNLGYFTVFDMVYDFENAAYNTPVNKVSMPFRTQFGYHIVKVNDKRESQGEVEVAHIMIKENPTDSLYAKTKIEEIYAKVKQGSPFHFLANLHSDDKTSALNGGALPKFSANKMIKSFSDVAFSLKEVNDVSKPFKTVYGWHIVKLIKKHPITDLESRRAELVQKIEKNERSQRAGKSVVNKLMNSYNIFKDEELQQLFLKNNTLELNKKLDHDLFTINGEATKVSELVAYSTGKNTNQKEIYNSFIELKVLDYFKANLEKTEVDFAFTMQEYKDGLLLFELLQDKVWKKAEKDTVALQQYFNEHSDKYVLKKRGDVILASCTVKEKADEVQSMLSSGKSLDEIKAVVNEDPIIHVIFTKGILEENHKKFPKNFSLDSIGVSDVYEENTNNFVVVKTIKILPSEPMQFKKARGLVINDFQEQLEKDWIVELKKQYPVKVNKKLLKKLMKQNQN; from the coding sequence ATGAATTTAAAGAACCTATTGATTTGTCTTTTCTTTGTAAACTATTTTTACATAGGGGCACAAAGCAAAAAAGATATACTATTTACTGTAGTAAATGAACCTGTTTATAAGGATGAATTTACGCGAGTTTTTAATAAAAATAGAGATATTGTTGCAGAGGAAAATAAAAAATCTGTCGAAGAATATTTAGATTTATATGTTAACTATAAGCTGAAACTAAAACAGGCTTATGACCTTAATTATGATACGGTTGCGTCATTTAAAAAGGAGTTAAATTCTTATCGAGAGCAATTAATTATTCCATACTTAACGGATAGTAAAATTACAGAATCTTTAGTTCAAGAGGCATTTGAAAGAAGTCAATTAGAAATTAATGCCAGTCATATATTGGTTGGAGTTCCTAAAAAGGCATCCCCTGCGGATACTTTAAAAGCATATAAGAAAATTATTGAAGCGAGGTTAAAAGCAGTAAACGGGCAACCTTTTGAGGAAGTTGCTAAAGAGTATTCTGAAGATCCATCAGCTCAACAAAATGAAGGTAATTTAGGGTATTTCACTGTTTTTGATATGGTTTATGACTTTGAAAATGCAGCATATAATACACCAGTAAATAAGGTTTCAATGCCGTTTAGAACCCAATTTGGTTATCATATTGTAAAAGTAAATGATAAAAGAGAATCTCAAGGTGAGGTAGAAGTAGCTCATATTATGATAAAGGAGAACCCTACAGATTCACTATATGCTAAAACTAAAATTGAAGAGATATATGCTAAAGTGAAGCAAGGAAGTCCATTTCATTTTTTAGCGAACTTACATTCAGACGATAAAACATCAGCATTAAATGGTGGAGCGTTGCCAAAATTTAGTGCCAATAAAATGATAAAGTCATTTTCTGATGTTGCGTTTTCTTTAAAGGAAGTTAATGATGTTTCCAAACCATTTAAAACCGTTTATGGATGGCATATTGTAAAATTAATAAAGAAACATCCCATAACAGATTTAGAAAGTAGAAGAGCGGAGTTAGTTCAGAAAATTGAAAAGAACGAGCGTTCTCAAAGAGCAGGAAAGTCAGTCGTAAATAAACTAATGAATTCTTATAATATATTTAAGGATGAAGAATTACAACAACTATTCTTAAAAAACAATACACTTGAGCTTAATAAGAAGTTAGACCACGATCTTTTTACAATTAATGGAGAAGCGACGAAAGTATCTGAATTAGTAGCATATAGTACTGGGAAAAATACAAATCAAAAAGAGATTTATAATAGCTTTATAGAATTAAAAGTACTTGATTATTTCAAGGCCAACTTAGAAAAAACAGAAGTAGATTTTGCGTTTACGATGCAAGAGTATAAAGATGGATTATTACTTTTTGAGCTTTTGCAAGACAAAGTATGGAAAAAAGCAGAAAAAGATACGGTTGCGTTGCAACAGTATTTTAATGAACATTCAGATAAATATGTTTTAAAGAAAAGAGGAGATGTTATTTTAGCATCATGTACGGTTAAAGAAAAGGCTGATGAAGTTCAAAGCATGCTTTCTTCTGGTAAAAGTCTTGATGAGATAAAAGCAGTAGTAAATGAAGACCCTATTATTCATGTTATTTTTACAAAAGGAATTTTAGAAGAAAATCACAAAAAATTCCCAAAGAACTTTTCTTTAGATTCTATAGGAGTTTCTGATGTTTATGAAGAAAATACGAATAACTTTGTGGTTGTTAAAACGATAAAAATTTTACCATCAGAACCTATGCAGTTTAAAAAGGCTCGTGGTTTGGTAATTAATGATTTTCAAGAACAGCTAGAAAAAGATTGGATTGTAGAATTAAAAAAACAATATCCAGTAAAAGTTAATAAAAAGCTTTTAAAAAAATTGATGAAGCAAAATCAAAATTAA
- a CDS encoding peptidyl-prolyl cis-trans isomerase: MNYRIIYIIVVLAIFSCKRSENEGKPVAKVYENVLYEKDINEILPDNISQEDSLIFVKNYINKWAREQLLVQKAKINLHEEKEHINTLVNQYHQDLLINKYKEAVVKQELDTLVTEEDIEKFYGDNTEIFKLNEALIKFRYIFFDEKINNAKEFISLFKDDKHDSDIKIMKQELQLKSHNLNDSIWIKYDDVLKNASFLKSYDKNDFLKKNKFIHKEDSTGVYLVKIKDVLLRNDTAPMSYAIPTIKQMILHKRKLELLKKIEETLTEDAIKNKEFQIY; this comes from the coding sequence TTGAATTATAGAATCATATATATAATTGTAGTTTTAGCCATTTTTTCGTGTAAACGATCTGAAAATGAAGGAAAACCTGTAGCTAAAGTCTATGAAAATGTTTTATATGAAAAAGATATTAATGAAATACTGCCTGATAATATTTCACAAGAAGATAGTTTAATTTTTGTAAAAAATTATATAAACAAGTGGGCTAGAGAACAATTGTTGGTTCAAAAAGCTAAAATTAATCTACACGAAGAGAAAGAGCATATTAATACATTGGTAAATCAATATCACCAAGATTTATTAATAAATAAATATAAAGAAGCAGTAGTAAAACAAGAATTAGACACACTAGTAACTGAAGAAGACATCGAAAAATTTTATGGAGATAATACGGAAATTTTTAAATTGAATGAAGCTCTTATAAAGTTCAGGTATATCTTTTTCGATGAAAAGATTAATAATGCTAAGGAGTTTATTTCATTATTTAAAGATGATAAACATGATTCCGATATTAAAATAATGAAACAAGAATTGCAATTAAAATCTCATAATTTAAATGATTCCATTTGGATAAAATATGACGATGTTTTAAAGAATGCGTCATTCTTAAAAAGTTATGATAAAAATGATTTTTTGAAGAAAAATAAATTTATTCATAAAGAAGATTCAACAGGGGTTTACCTAGTTAAAATTAAAGATGTATTATTGCGGAATGATACGGCTCCAATGAGTTATGCCATACCTACCATAAAACAAATGATATTGCACAAGCGTAAGCTTGAGTTATTAAAAAAAATTGAAGAAACATTAACTGAAGATGCCATTAAAAATAAAGAATTTCAAATATATTAA
- a CDS encoding HU family DNA-binding protein, whose product MNKSELVESMAADAGISKAAAKKALDSVMGNVEQTLKKGGRVSLVGFGSWSVSKRAARDGRNPQTGKTIKIAAKNVVKFKPGAELKSSVN is encoded by the coding sequence ATGAACAAATCAGAATTAGTAGAATCTATGGCTGCAGACGCAGGAATTTCAAAAGCAGCTGCAAAAAAAGCATTAGATTCAGTTATGGGTAATGTAGAACAAACTTTAAAGAAAGGCGGAAGAGTTTCTTTAGTAGGTTTTGGTTCTTGGTCAGTTTCTAAAAGAGCTGCTAGAGATGGAAGAAATCCTCAAACTGGGAAAACTATAAAAATTGCTGCTAAAAATGTAGTGAAATTTAAGCCAGGTGCTGAATTAAAAAGTTCTGTAAACTAA
- a CDS encoding DUF493 family protein, with protein sequence MTTLYGTLIALYLIKKVMSEQIEFYKKLKHRLEETTEFPTKYLYKFIIPADDSKMLEIEVIFDHTGAVIEKKTSKTGKYVSLSILVQMANADVIIAKYKEVAKVEGVISL encoded by the coding sequence ATGACAACTCTATATGGTACATTAATTGCCTTATATCTTATAAAAAAAGTGATGAGCGAACAAATTGAATTTTATAAAAAATTAAAGCATAGATTAGAAGAAACTACAGAGTTTCCCACAAAATATTTGTATAAATTTATTATTCCTGCAGATGATAGTAAGATGTTAGAAATTGAAGTAATATTTGATCATACTGGAGCTGTAATTGAGAAGAAAACTTCGAAGACTGGTAAATATGTCAGTTTATCCATTTTAGTTCAAATGGCTAATGCTGATGTAATTATTGCAAAATATAAGGAAGTAGCCAAAGTAGAAGGCGTTATATCTTTGTGA